One genomic segment of Amycolatopsis sp. Hca4 includes these proteins:
- a CDS encoding DNA-directed RNA polymerase subunit beta yields the protein MAVSPANQATAATTSAESRSEATGIPGAPKRVSFAKIREPLNTPNLLDVQIQSFQWFTGDEAWFQRRVEEGEENPVGGLEEVLNEISPIEDFSGSMSLSFSAPRFDEVKASIEECKDKDMTYAAPLFVTAEFVNNNTGEIKSQTVFLGDFPVMTDKGTFVINGTERVVVSQLVRSPGVYYSKDIDKTSDKDVFSVRVIPSRGAWLEFDVDKRDTVGVRIDRKRRQPVTVLLKALGWTTEAIRERFSFSETLLATLEKDHTAGTDEALLDIYRKLRPGEPPTKESAQTLLENLFFKAKRYDLAKVGRYKVNKKLGLSTPIDNGTLTEEDIVTIIEYLVRLHAGEDKMTAANGTEIPVETDDIDHFGNRRIRTVGELIQNQIRVGLSRTERVVRERMTTQDVEAITPQTLINIRPIGAAIKEFFGTSQLSQFMQQTNPIDGLTHKRRLNALGPGGLSRERAGMEVRDVHPSHYGRMCPIETPEGPNIGLIGSLCSYARVNPFGFIETPYRKVIEGRVTDQIDYLTADEEDRFVKAQANAPIDDDGNFVEDRVMARRKGGEVELIDPLDIDYMDVSPRQMVSIATAMIPFLEHDDANRALMGANMQRQAVPLLRSQAPYVGTGVELRAAIDSGDMLVAEQSGVVEELSADLITVMHDDGTRKSYSLYKFRRSNHGTCFNHRPIVNEGDRVEAGQVIADGPSTENGEVALGKNLLVAVMPWEGHNYEDAIILSERLVQDDVLTSIHIEEHEIDARDTKLGAEEITRDIPNVSEEVLADLDERGIIRIGAEVRDGDILVGKVTPKGETELTPEERLLRAIFGEKAREVRDTSLKVPHGETGKVIGIRVFSREDDDELPPGVNELVRVYVAQKRKIQPGDKLAGRHGNKGVIGKILPVEDMPFMEDGTPVDIILNTHGVPRRMNIGQILELHLGWLASQGWTIEGDPDWAKNLSPELRDVAPGTNTATPVFDGAKEEELTGLLSATKPNRDGERMVKENGKANLFDGRSGEPYPYPVAVGYMYILKLHHLVDDKIHARSTGPYSMITQQPLGGKAQFGGQRFGEMECWAMQAYGAAYTLQELLTIKSDDVVGRVKVYEAIVKGENIPEPGIPESFKVLLKELQSLCLNVEVLSSDGAAIEMRDSDDEDLERAAANLGINLSRNESPSVDDVVH from the coding sequence TTGGCAGTCTCTCCCGCGAACCAGGCCACTGCTGCGACCACCTCGGCTGAATCTCGCTCGGAGGCCACGGGTATCCCCGGCGCGCCCAAGCGGGTTTCCTTCGCAAAGATTCGCGAACCCCTGAACACCCCCAACCTGCTCGACGTCCAGATCCAGTCGTTCCAGTGGTTCACCGGGGACGAAGCGTGGTTCCAGCGCCGTGTCGAGGAGGGTGAGGAGAACCCGGTCGGCGGCCTCGAAGAGGTCCTCAACGAGATCTCGCCGATCGAAGACTTCTCCGGCTCGATGTCCCTGTCCTTCTCCGCCCCGCGCTTCGACGAGGTCAAGGCCTCGATCGAGGAGTGCAAGGACAAGGACATGACGTACGCGGCCCCGCTGTTCGTCACGGCGGAGTTCGTCAACAACAACACGGGCGAGATCAAGAGCCAGACGGTCTTCCTGGGCGACTTCCCGGTGATGACCGACAAGGGCACCTTCGTCATCAACGGCACCGAGCGTGTCGTGGTGTCCCAGCTGGTCCGCTCGCCCGGTGTCTACTACTCGAAGGACATCGACAAGACCTCCGACAAGGACGTCTTCAGCGTCCGGGTCATCCCGAGCCGGGGTGCCTGGCTGGAGTTCGACGTCGACAAGCGCGACACCGTCGGCGTCCGCATCGACCGCAAGCGCCGCCAGCCGGTCACCGTGCTGCTGAAGGCGCTCGGCTGGACCACCGAGGCGATCCGCGAGCGCTTCTCCTTCTCGGAGACGCTGCTGGCCACCCTCGAGAAGGACCACACCGCGGGCACCGACGAGGCCCTGCTCGACATCTACCGCAAGCTCCGCCCGGGCGAGCCGCCCACGAAGGAGAGCGCGCAGACCCTGCTGGAGAACCTGTTCTTCAAGGCGAAGCGCTACGACCTGGCCAAGGTCGGCCGGTACAAGGTCAACAAGAAGCTGGGCCTGTCGACCCCGATCGACAACGGCACGCTGACCGAAGAAGACATCGTCACGATCATCGAGTACCTGGTCCGGCTGCACGCCGGCGAGGACAAGATGACCGCCGCGAACGGGACCGAGATCCCGGTCGAGACCGACGACATCGACCACTTCGGCAACCGCCGCATCCGCACCGTCGGCGAGCTGATCCAGAACCAGATCCGGGTCGGCCTGTCGCGCACCGAGCGCGTCGTCCGCGAGCGCATGACCACGCAGGACGTCGAGGCGATCACCCCGCAGACCCTGATCAACATCCGCCCGATCGGCGCGGCGATCAAGGAGTTCTTCGGCACCTCGCAGCTGTCGCAGTTCATGCAGCAGACGAACCCGATCGACGGCCTGACCCACAAGCGCCGCCTCAACGCGCTGGGCCCGGGTGGTCTGTCGCGTGAGCGCGCCGGCATGGAGGTCCGCGACGTCCACCCGTCGCACTACGGCCGGATGTGCCCGATCGAGACGCCGGAAGGCCCGAACATCGGCCTGATCGGCTCGCTCTGCTCCTACGCGCGGGTCAACCCGTTCGGCTTCATCGAGACGCCGTACCGCAAGGTCATCGAGGGCCGGGTCACCGACCAGATCGACTACCTGACGGCGGACGAAGAGGACCGGTTCGTCAAGGCGCAGGCGAACGCCCCGATCGACGACGACGGCAACTTCGTCGAAGACCGGGTCATGGCGCGGCGCAAGGGCGGTGAGGTCGAGCTGATCGACCCGCTCGACATCGACTACATGGACGTGTCGCCGCGGCAGATGGTCTCGATCGCGACGGCGATGATCCCGTTCCTCGAGCACGACGACGCGAACCGCGCGCTCATGGGCGCGAACATGCAGCGTCAGGCCGTGCCGCTGCTCCGCAGCCAGGCGCCGTACGTCGGCACCGGCGTGGAGCTGCGGGCCGCGATCGACTCCGGCGACATGCTGGTCGCCGAGCAGTCGGGCGTGGTCGAGGAGCTGTCGGCCGACCTGATCACGGTCATGCACGACGACGGCACCCGCAAGAGCTACAGCCTCTACAAGTTCCGCCGCTCGAACCACGGCACCTGCTTCAACCACCGCCCGATCGTCAACGAGGGCGACCGGGTGGAAGCGGGCCAGGTCATCGCCGACGGCCCGTCCACCGAAAACGGTGAGGTCGCCCTCGGCAAGAATCTGCTGGTCGCGGTCATGCCGTGGGAAGGCCACAACTACGAGGACGCGATCATCCTCTCCGAGCGCCTGGTGCAGGACGACGTGCTGACGTCGATCCACATCGAGGAGCACGAGATCGACGCCCGCGACACGAAGCTGGGCGCCGAGGAGATCACCCGGGACATCCCGAACGTCTCCGAGGAGGTCCTGGCCGACCTCGACGAGCGCGGCATCATCCGGATCGGTGCCGAGGTCCGCGACGGCGACATCCTGGTCGGCAAGGTCACGCCGAAGGGCGAGACCGAGCTGACCCCGGAGGAGCGCCTGCTCCGCGCGATCTTCGGCGAGAAGGCCCGCGAAGTCCGCGACACCTCGCTGAAGGTGCCGCACGGCGAGACCGGCAAGGTCATCGGCATCCGGGTGTTCTCCCGCGAGGACGACGACGAGCTGCCCCCGGGCGTCAACGAGCTGGTCCGCGTCTACGTGGCCCAGAAGCGCAAGATCCAGCCGGGCGACAAGCTCGCCGGCCGGCACGGCAACAAGGGTGTCATCGGCAAGATCCTGCCGGTCGAGGACATGCCGTTCATGGAGGACGGCACCCCGGTCGACATCATCCTGAACACGCACGGTGTGCCGCGACGGATGAACATCGGCCAGATCCTCGAGCTGCACCTCGGCTGGCTGGCCTCGCAGGGCTGGACGATCGAGGGCGACCCGGACTGGGCGAAGAACCTTTCGCCCGAGCTCCGCGACGTCGCGCCGGGCACGAACACCGCCACCCCGGTGTTCGACGGCGCGAAGGAAGAGGAGCTCACCGGGCTGCTCAGCGCGACCAAGCCGAACCGCGACGGCGAGCGGATGGTCAAGGAGAACGGGAAGGCCAACCTGTTCGACGGCCGCTCCGGCGAGCCGTACCCGTACCCGGTCGCGGTCGGCTACATGTACATCCTGAAGCTGCACCACCTGGTCGACGACAAGATCCACGCCCGCTCCACCGGTCCGTACTCGATGATCACGCAGCAGCCGCTGGGTGGTAAGGCGCAGTTCGGTGGCCAGCGCTTCGGTGAGATGGAGTGCTGGGCGATGCAGGCGTACGGCGCCGCCTACACGCTGCAGGAGCTGCTGACGATCAAGTCGGACGACGTGGTCGGCCGCGTCAAGGTGTACGAGGCCATCGTCAAGGGCGAGAACATCCCCGAGCCGGGCATCCCGGAGTCGTTCAAGGTGCTCCTCAAGGAGCTCCAGTCGCTGTGCCTCAACGTCGAGGTGCTCTCCAGCGACGGTGCGGCGATCGAGATGCGCGACTCCGACGACGAGGATCTCGAGCGCGCCGCGGCGAACCTCGGCATCAACCTGTCCCGCAACGAGTCGCCCTCGGTGGACGACGTCGTGCACTGA
- a CDS encoding M15 family metallopeptidase, with product MPILTRRMRALAVTLAASATLVVPATASATPRAFVALSDVAPTILQDIRYDTRHNFVGRRIDGYRQPLCILTRQAAEGLRKAQAQLVRQGYTLKVYDCYRPQRAVDHFVRWAKDLADEKMKAEFYPNVAKDRLFADGYIAEKSGHSRGSTMDLTLVRLPPRFQRPYVPGEPLVPCFAPREQRFPDNTVDMGTGYDCFDPLAHTDNPAITGVARQHRDLLRSTMAAAGFRNLPEEWWHFTLNGEPFPDTYFDFPVSRGSLH from the coding sequence ATGCCGATCTTGACTCGCCGGATGCGTGCGCTCGCCGTCACCCTCGCCGCCTCGGCCACCCTCGTCGTCCCCGCCACCGCCTCGGCCACGCCGCGGGCTTTCGTCGCGCTCTCCGATGTCGCGCCGACGATTCTGCAGGACATCCGCTACGACACGCGGCACAACTTCGTCGGCCGCCGCATCGACGGGTACCGCCAGCCGCTGTGCATCCTCACCCGGCAGGCCGCCGAAGGGCTGCGGAAGGCACAGGCGCAGCTGGTCCGGCAGGGCTACACGCTCAAGGTGTACGACTGCTACCGGCCGCAGCGGGCCGTCGACCACTTCGTGCGGTGGGCCAAGGACCTCGCGGACGAAAAGATGAAGGCGGAGTTCTACCCGAACGTCGCCAAGGACCGGCTCTTCGCCGACGGGTACATCGCCGAGAAGTCCGGGCACAGCCGCGGCAGCACGATGGACCTCACGCTCGTCCGCCTCCCGCCGCGGTTCCAGCGCCCCTACGTCCCGGGCGAGCCGCTCGTGCCGTGCTTCGCGCCGCGGGAGCAGCGCTTCCCGGACAACACCGTCGACATGGGCACCGGCTACGACTGCTTCGACCCGCTCGCCCACACCGACAACCCGGCGATCACCGGCGTCGCCCGGCAGCACCGGGACCTGCTGCGCTCGACGATGGCCGCGGCCGGGTTCCGGAACCTGCCCGAGGAGTGGTGGCACTTCACGCTGAACGGCGAACCGTTCCCGGACACCTACTTCGACTTCCCGGTGTCCCGGGGCAGCCTGCACTGA
- the rpsL gene encoding 30S ribosomal protein S12: protein MPTIQQLVRKGRQDKAAKQKTAALKGSPQRRGVCTRVYTTTPKKPNSALRKVARVKLTSGIEVTAYIPGEGHNLQEHSMVLVRGGRVKDLPGVRYKIIRGSLDTQGVKNRKQARSRYGAKKEKS, encoded by the coding sequence TTGCCCACGATCCAGCAGCTGGTCCGCAAGGGCCGCCAGGACAAGGCTGCCAAGCAGAAGACGGCGGCCCTCAAGGGGAGCCCGCAGCGGCGCGGCGTGTGCACTCGCGTGTACACCACGACCCCCAAGAAGCCGAACTCGGCGCTGCGCAAGGTCGCGCGTGTGAAGCTGACCAGCGGCATCGAGGTCACCGCCTACATCCCCGGTGAGGGCCACAACCTGCAGGAGCACTCGATGGTGCTCGTGCGCGGTGGTCGTGTGAAGGACCTTCCGGGTGTCCGTTACAAGATCATCCGCGGTTCGCTCGACACCCAGGGTGTCAAGAACCGCAAGCAGGCGCGCAGCCGGTACGGCGCGAAGAAGGAGAAGAGCTAA
- a CDS encoding zinc ribbon domain-containing protein codes for MADSVPFTDNFSDLSNLQGYQFEFRCERCGNGFRSAFRRDNVETGRSVLRAVGSFFGGTLRDLSNSADQWRYDRATNSPAKDRALAAAVEEITPSFRQCRGCGDWMCHDQCWNEEIGQCLRCSPSVAEEISRAQASAQRDQIWEQARERNWTADLDIDTRAKVTCPGCGLKADGGKFCVSCGTSLALKVACGGCGNEGNKPGAMFCSDCGAKL; via the coding sequence GTGGCTGACTCTGTGCCCTTCACGGACAACTTCTCGGACCTCTCGAACCTGCAGGGGTACCAGTTCGAGTTCCGCTGTGAACGCTGCGGCAACGGTTTCCGCTCGGCCTTCCGGCGCGACAACGTCGAGACGGGCCGCAGCGTGCTCCGCGCGGTGGGCTCCTTCTTCGGCGGGACCCTGCGCGACCTGAGCAATTCGGCCGACCAGTGGCGTTACGACCGCGCGACGAACTCCCCGGCCAAGGACCGCGCCCTCGCGGCGGCGGTCGAGGAGATCACCCCGAGCTTCCGGCAGTGCCGCGGCTGCGGCGACTGGATGTGCCACGACCAGTGCTGGAACGAGGAGATCGGCCAGTGCCTGCGCTGCTCGCCGAGCGTCGCCGAAGAAATCTCGCGCGCCCAGGCCTCGGCCCAGCGCGACCAGATCTGGGAGCAGGCCCGCGAGAGGAACTGGACGGCGGACCTGGACATCGACACCCGCGCCAAGGTGACGTGCCCGGGCTGCGGCTTGAAGGCCGACGGCGGCAAGTTCTGCGTGTCCTGCGGGACGTCGCTCGCGCTGAAGGTCGCCTGCGGCGGGTGCGGGAACGAGGGCAACAAGCCCGGCGCGATGTTCTGCTCGGACTGCGGAGCCAAACTCTGA
- a CDS encoding YbaB/EbfC family nucleoid-associated protein produces the protein MSGEFEHLVAEYERFQAGVRRADDRFAGLGAMQQQLTELRASAASPDGGVTVVTGPGGAVLDVKFTEAALAKGPHALSATLLTTLREAVGEAARRQAVIVEENMGDDLGLVDQVLETQAVAFGTTVEELRAKLTEEPPKTEDFSEQRVLRPADPPPAPPAAGPSAGDRFLRTLFDEED, from the coding sequence ATGTCGGGCGAGTTCGAGCACCTGGTGGCCGAGTACGAGCGGTTCCAGGCGGGCGTCCGCCGGGCCGACGACCGGTTCGCCGGGCTGGGTGCCATGCAGCAGCAGCTGACCGAGCTGCGGGCGAGCGCCGCGTCGCCCGACGGGGGTGTCACCGTCGTCACCGGGCCCGGCGGGGCCGTCCTCGACGTCAAGTTCACCGAAGCCGCGCTCGCCAAGGGGCCGCACGCGCTGTCGGCGACGCTCCTCACCACGTTGCGGGAGGCCGTCGGGGAGGCCGCGCGGCGGCAGGCCGTGATCGTCGAGGAAAACATGGGCGACGACCTCGGGCTGGTCGACCAGGTGCTGGAGACGCAGGCCGTCGCGTTCGGGACCACCGTCGAGGAACTGCGGGCGAAGCTCACCGAGGAGCCACCGAAAACCGAGGACTTCTCGGAGCAGCGGGTGCTGCGCCCGGCCGATCCCCCTCCGGCGCCGCCCGCGGCCGGTCCGTCCGCGGGCGACCGCTTCCTGCGCACCCTGTTCGACGAGGAGGACTGA
- a CDS encoding DNA-directed RNA polymerase subunit beta', translating into MLDVNFFDELRIGLATADDIRQWSYGEVKKPETINYRTLKPEKDGLFCEKIFGPTRDWECYCGKYKRVRFKGIICERCGVEVTRAKVRRERMGHIELAAPVTHIWYFKGVPSRLGYLLDLAPKDLEKIIYFAAYVITGVNTELRHNDLPTLENEIGVERKNLETKRDADIEARAQKLEADLAALEAEGAKSDVRRKVKEGGEREMRQIRDRAGRELDRLEEVWTTFTKLDTRQLIADELLYRELVDRYGEYFTGGMGAEAIQKLATEFDVNAEAESLRDTIRNGKGQKKLRALKRLKVVAAFQATGNDPRGMVLDAVPVIPPDLRPMVQLDGGRFATSDLNDLYRRVINRNNRLKRLIDLGAPEIIVNNEKRMLQEAVDALFDNGRRGRPVTGPGNRPLKSLSDLLKGKQGRFRQNLLGKRVDYSGRSVIIVGPQLKLHQCGLPKDMALELFKPFVMKRLVDLNHAQNIKSAKRMVERSRPQVWDVLEEVITGHPVMLNRAPTLHRLGIQAFEPQLVEGKAIQLHPLVCEAFNADFDGDQMAVHLPLSAEAQAEARILMLSANNILSPASGRPLAMPRLDMVTGLFHLTRLNENAEGAGNAYSSPAEAIMAFDRKALSLHAPVKIRITDRQPAKADEPRLAEKGWEPGKAWLAETTLGRVLFNELLPADYPFINEPMPKKRQAAIVNDLAERYSMTQVAQTLDRLKDAGFYWATRSGVTVAISDVLTPVGKKAILDEYEGKASQVEKRYQRGQLSHAERNNELVKVWTQATEEVHKIMETALPDDNPIAMIVKSGAAGNMTQVRSLAGMRGLVSNPKGEYIPRPIKANFREGLSVAEYFIATHGARKGLADTALRTADSGYLTRRLVDVSQDVIVREVDCGTTRGIMMPIGEDIGDGKVLRDQHVETSVYARNLATDAVDAKGNVVLNAGDDLGDPAIEKLLGSGISKVKVRSVLTCESAVGICATCYGRSMATGQLVDVGEAVGIVAAQSIGEPGTQLTMRTFHQGGVAGDDITTGLPRVQELFEARVPKGKAPIADVDGRVRIEESERFWKITLIPDDGGEEIVFDKLSKRQRLANTPNGPLGDGDHVHVGQQLLEGTPDPHEVLRVMGPREAQIHLVDEVQKVYRAQGVSIHDKHIEVIVRQMLRRVTIIDSGATDFLPGELPERTKFEATNRAAVAEGGEPASGRPVLMGITKASLTTDSWLSAASFQETTRVLTDAAINGRSDKLVGLKENVIIGKLIPAGTGINRYRNIQVQPTEEARVAAYAIPSYDDGYYTPDVFGTGTGAAVPLDDYDFGRDFR; encoded by the coding sequence GTGCTGGACGTCAACTTCTTCGATGAGCTCCGCATTGGTCTCGCCACGGCCGACGACATCCGTCAGTGGTCGTACGGCGAGGTCAAGAAGCCGGAGACCATCAACTACCGGACGCTCAAGCCCGAGAAGGACGGCCTCTTCTGCGAGAAGATCTTCGGCCCGACCCGGGACTGGGAGTGCTACTGCGGCAAGTACAAGCGCGTCCGCTTCAAGGGCATCATCTGTGAGCGCTGCGGCGTCGAGGTGACCCGCGCCAAGGTGCGCCGCGAGCGGATGGGCCACATCGAGCTGGCCGCCCCGGTCACCCACATCTGGTACTTCAAGGGTGTTCCTTCCCGCCTCGGCTACCTGCTGGACCTGGCGCCGAAGGACCTCGAGAAGATCATCTACTTCGCTGCTTACGTCATCACGGGCGTGAACACGGAGCTGCGCCACAACGACCTGCCGACCCTCGAGAACGAGATCGGCGTCGAGCGCAAGAACCTCGAGACCAAGCGTGACGCGGACATCGAAGCCCGCGCGCAGAAGCTCGAAGCCGACCTGGCCGCGCTGGAGGCGGAGGGCGCCAAGTCCGACGTCCGCCGCAAGGTCAAGGAGGGCGGCGAGCGGGAGATGCGCCAGATCCGCGACCGCGCCGGCCGCGAGCTGGACCGCCTCGAGGAGGTCTGGACGACCTTCACGAAGCTCGACACCCGCCAGCTGATCGCCGACGAGCTGCTCTACCGCGAGCTCGTCGACCGCTACGGCGAGTACTTCACCGGCGGCATGGGCGCGGAGGCCATCCAGAAGCTGGCCACCGAGTTCGACGTCAACGCCGAGGCCGAGAGCCTGCGCGACACCATCCGCAACGGCAAGGGGCAGAAGAAGCTCCGCGCGCTGAAGCGGCTCAAGGTCGTCGCGGCCTTCCAGGCCACCGGCAACGACCCGCGCGGCATGGTGCTCGACGCCGTCCCGGTGATCCCGCCGGACCTGCGCCCGATGGTGCAGCTGGACGGTGGCCGCTTCGCGACCTCCGACCTGAACGACCTGTACCGCCGGGTGATCAACCGGAACAACCGCCTCAAGCGGCTGATCGACCTCGGCGCGCCCGAGATCATCGTCAACAACGAGAAGCGGATGCTGCAGGAGGCCGTCGACGCGCTGTTCGACAACGGCCGCCGCGGCCGTCCGGTCACCGGCCCGGGCAACCGGCCGCTGAAGTCGCTGTCCGACCTGCTCAAGGGCAAGCAGGGCCGGTTCCGCCAGAACCTGCTCGGCAAGCGCGTCGACTACTCGGGCCGTTCGGTCATCATCGTCGGCCCGCAGCTGAAGCTGCACCAGTGCGGTCTGCCGAAGGACATGGCGCTCGAGCTGTTCAAGCCGTTCGTCATGAAGCGGCTGGTCGACCTGAACCACGCGCAGAACATCAAGTCCGCCAAGCGGATGGTGGAGCGCTCGCGGCCGCAGGTGTGGGACGTGCTGGAAGAGGTCATCACCGGCCACCCGGTGATGCTGAACCGCGCGCCGACCCTGCACCGCCTCGGCATCCAGGCCTTCGAGCCGCAGCTGGTCGAAGGCAAGGCCATCCAGCTGCACCCGCTGGTCTGCGAGGCGTTCAACGCGGACTTCGACGGTGACCAGATGGCGGTGCACCTGCCGCTGTCGGCCGAGGCGCAGGCCGAGGCCCGGATCCTGATGCTGTCGGCGAACAACATCCTGTCGCCGGCGTCGGGCCGTCCGCTCGCCATGCCGCGGCTGGACATGGTCACGGGTCTGTTCCACCTGACCCGGCTCAACGAGAACGCCGAGGGCGCGGGCAACGCGTACTCGTCGCCGGCCGAGGCCATCATGGCCTTCGACCGCAAGGCGCTGAGCCTGCACGCCCCGGTCAAGATCCGCATCACCGACCGGCAGCCGGCCAAGGCCGACGAGCCGCGGCTCGCGGAGAAGGGCTGGGAGCCGGGCAAGGCGTGGCTGGCCGAGACGACCCTGGGCCGCGTGCTGTTCAACGAGCTGCTGCCGGCGGACTACCCGTTCATCAACGAGCCGATGCCGAAGAAGCGGCAGGCCGCGATCGTGAACGACCTCGCCGAGCGGTACTCGATGACCCAGGTCGCGCAGACCCTGGACCGGCTGAAGGACGCCGGCTTCTACTGGGCGACCCGGTCGGGTGTCACCGTCGCCATCTCGGACGTGCTCACCCCGGTGGGCAAGAAGGCCATCCTCGACGAGTACGAGGGCAAGGCCTCCCAGGTGGAGAAGCGCTACCAGCGCGGTCAGCTGTCGCACGCCGAGCGCAACAACGAGCTCGTCAAGGTGTGGACGCAGGCCACCGAAGAGGTCCACAAGATCATGGAGACGGCGCTGCCGGACGACAACCCGATCGCCATGATCGTGAAGTCGGGCGCCGCCGGTAACATGACGCAGGTCCGGTCCCTGGCCGGGATGCGTGGCCTGGTGTCGAACCCGAAGGGTGAGTACATCCCGCGTCCGATCAAGGCCAACTTCCGTGAGGGCCTGTCGGTGGCGGAGTACTTCATCGCGACGCACGGTGCCCGGAAGGGCCTGGCGGACACGGCGCTCCGCACCGCCGACTCGGGTTACCTGACCCGGCGTCTGGTGGACGTCTCGCAGGACGTCATCGTCCGCGAGGTCGACTGCGGCACCACCCGCGGCATCATGATGCCGATCGGTGAGGACATCGGCGACGGCAAGGTCCTGCGCGACCAGCACGTCGAGACCTCCGTGTACGCGCGGAACCTCGCGACGGACGCGGTGGACGCCAAGGGCAACGTCGTGCTGAACGCCGGCGACGACCTGGGCGACCCGGCCATCGAGAAGCTGCTCGGCAGCGGGATCTCGAAGGTCAAGGTCCGCTCGGTGCTGACGTGTGAGTCGGCCGTCGGTATCTGCGCGACCTGCTACGGCCGCTCGATGGCGACCGGTCAGCTCGTCGACGTCGGCGAGGCGGTGGGTATCGTCGCCGCCCAGTCGATCGGTGAGCCGGGTACGCAGCTGACGATGCGTACGTTCCACCAGGGTGGTGTGGCCGGTGACGACATCACGACCGGTCTGCCGCGTGTCCAGGAGCTGTTCGAGGCCCGCGTCCCGAAGGGCAAGGCGCCCATCGCCGACGTCGACGGTCGCGTGCGGATCGAGGAGAGCGAGCGGTTCTGGAAGATCACCCTCATCCCGGACGACGGGGGCGAGGAGATCGTCTTCGACAAGCTGTCCAAGCGGCAGCGGCTCGCGAACACCCCGAACGGCCCGCTGGGCGACGGTGACCACGTGCACGTCGGCCAGCAGCTGCTCGAGGGCACGCCGGACCCGCACGAGGTCCTGCGGGTCATGGGGCCGCGCGAGGCGCAGATCCACCTGGTGGACGAGGTCCAGAAGGTGTACCGCGCCCAGGGTGTGTCGATCCACGACAAGCACATCGAGGTCATCGTCCGGCAGATGCTGCGCCGGGTGACGATCATCGACTCCGGTGCCACGGACTTCCTGCCGGGCGAACTGCCCGAGCGGACCAAGTTCGAGGCGACGAACCGGGCCGCGGTCGCCGAGGGCGGCGAGCCGGCTTCGGGTCGTCCGGTGCTGATGGGTATCACGAAGGCGTCGCTGACCACGGACTCGTGGCTGTCGGCGGCGTCGTTCCAGGAGACCACGCGAGTCCTGACCGACGCGGCGATCAACGGCCGCTCGGACAAGCTCGTCGGCCTCAAGGAGAACGTGATCATCGGTAAGCTGATCCCGGCCGGTACGGGCATCAACCGCTACCGCAACATCCAGGTGCAGCCGACCGAGGAGGCCCGGGTCGCGGCGTACGCGATCCCGTCCTACGACGACGGCTACTACACCCCGGACGTGTTCGGTACGGGTACCGGTGCCGCGGTGCCGCTGGACGACTACGACTTCGGCCGCGACTTCCGCTGA
- the rpsG gene encoding 30S ribosomal protein S7: MPRKGPAPKRPLISDPVYASPLVTQLVNKVLKDGKRSLAERIVYGALEGAREKTGTDPVVTLKRALDNVKPTIEVKSRRVGGATYQVPIEVKPGRSTTLALRWLVSFSQARREKTMIERLQNELLDASNGLGASVKRREDTHKMAESNRAFAHYRW, translated from the coding sequence ATGCCCCGCAAGGGTCCGGCCCCGAAGCGGCCGCTGATCTCCGACCCCGTCTACGCCTCCCCGCTGGTCACCCAGCTGGTGAACAAGGTGCTGAAGGACGGGAAGCGGTCCCTGGCCGAGCGCATCGTGTACGGCGCGCTCGAAGGCGCTCGCGAGAAGACCGGCACCGACCCGGTCGTCACGCTGAAGCGCGCCCTCGACAACGTGAAGCCCACCATCGAGGTGAAGAGCCGCCGCGTCGGTGGTGCCACCTACCAGGTGCCGATCGAGGTCAAGCCGGGCCGCTCCACCACGCTGGCCCTGCGCTGGCTGGTCTCCTTCTCGCAGGCCCGCCGCGAGAAGACGATGATCGAGCGCCTGCAGAACGAACTGCTGGACGCTTCCAACGGCCTCGGTGCCTCCGTGAAGCGTCGCGAAGACACGCACAAGATGGCCGAGTCCAACCGGGCCTTCGCGCACTACCGCTGGTGA